From Melospiza melodia melodia isolate bMelMel2 chromosome 19, bMelMel2.pri, whole genome shotgun sequence, one genomic window encodes:
- the LOC134427140 gene encoding putative iroquois-class homeodomain protein irx-1: MALELSPSGPGAQHRAGPLLLADAPGYQLPPARVTLTPEQRARQLGQRMAAPRGERSPAQELGGCGGPWGTLRGPPQALLPCPYPYSCPCPVLAGYSLLPPPLSLMTPLVSEPFEVPLGLPTEPGRAKAAAARESTGALKAWLARHPRNPYPSKGEKVMLAVVSRMSLTQVSTWFANARRRLKKEKKASWATQSASDGEDSEGEGVPSGAVPIPSSSPVQDGCGGSSEVMTGPGQDKQPQKPKIWSVAEMLESSPSNSECPPAVPVVLEQI; the protein is encoded by the exons ATGGCCCTGGAGCTGAGTCCCTcggggccaggagcccagcaccGTGCTGGGCCGCTGCTGCTGGCAGACGCCCCGGGCTATCAGCTGCCTCCCGCCCGAGTGACCTTGACTCCTGAGCAGCGagccaggcagctgggacagcg TATGGCAGCACCTCGGGGCGAGAGGAGCCCAGCACAAGAGCTGGGGGGCTGCGGGGGGCCTTGGGGGACCCTGCGGGGGCCACCCCAAGCCCTACTGCCCTGCCCCTACCCCTACTCCTGCCCCTGTCCCGTTTTGGCTGGGTACAGCCTCCTGCCACCCCCTCTCAGCCTCATGACACCGCTG GTCTCAGAACCCTTTgaggtgcccctggggctgcccacagAGCCGGGGCGGGcaaaggcggcggcggcgcgggagaGCACCGGGGCACTGAAGGCTTGGCTGGCACGACACCCCAGGAACCCCTACCCCAGCAAGGGGGAGAAGGTGATGCTGGCTGTGGTCAGCCGGATGAGCCTCACCCAGGTCTCCACCTGGTTCGCCAATGCCCGCCGGCGCctcaagaaggagaaaaaggcgaGCTGGGCCACACAGAGCGCCTCAGATGGCGAGGACAGCGAGGGAGAGGGGGTCCCATCGGGtgctgtccccattcccagttccagcCCTGTGCAGGATGGGTGTGGGGGCAGCTCCGAGGTGATGACAGGCCCTGGGCAGGAcaagcagccccagaaacccaAGATCTGGAGTGTGGCAGAGATGCTGGAATCTTCACCCAGCAACAGCGAGTGTCCCCCGGCGGTGCCAGTGGTGCTGGAGCAGATATAG